In Blautia wexlerae DSM 19850, a single window of DNA contains:
- the dnaK gene encoding molecular chaperone DnaK, with translation MGKIIGIDLGTTNSCVAVMEGGQPTVIANTEGARTTPSVVAFTKTGERLVGEPAKRQAVTNAERTISSIKREMGTDYRVTIDDKKYSPQEISAMILQKLKKDAEGYLGEKVTEAVITVPAYFNDAQRQATKDAGKIAGLDVKRIINEPTAAALAYGLDNEKEQKIMVYDLGGGTFDVSVIEIGDGVIEVLSTAGNNRLGGDDFDQKVTDYMLAEFKKAEGVDLSNDKMALQRLKEAAEKAKKELSSATTTNINLPFITATAEGPKHFDMNLTRAKFDELTHDLVEMTAEPVRRALSDAGITASELGQVLLVGGSSRIPAVQDKVRQLTGKEPSKNLNPDECVALGASIQGGKLAGDAGAGDILLLDVTPLSLSIETMGGIATRLIERNTTIPTRKSQIFSTAADNQTAVDINVVQGERQFAKDNKSLGQFRLDGIPPARRGVPQIEVTFDIDANGIVNVSAKDLGTGKEQHITITAGSNMSDSDIDKAVKEAAEFEAQDKKRKEAIDTRNNADSMVFQVENALKEAGDKIDANDKAAVEADLNALKDLLSQTANAEEMTDSQVADIKAAQEKMMESAQKLFAKMYEQTQQAGGQAGPDMNMGGGAAGSTDAGNNDDVVDADYKEV, from the coding sequence ATGGGAAAAATCATTGGTATTGACTTAGGTACAACAAACAGCTGTGTAGCCGTAATGGAAGGCGGACAGCCAACAGTTATCGCTAATACAGAAGGCGCAAGAACAACACCATCAGTTGTCGCTTTCACAAAAACAGGAGAACGTCTTGTAGGTGAACCTGCAAAACGTCAGGCAGTAACAAACGCAGAGAGAACAATCTCTTCCATTAAAAGAGAGATGGGTACTGACTATCGTGTAACAATCGACGACAAGAAATATTCCCCACAGGAAATTTCCGCTATGATTCTTCAGAAACTGAAAAAAGATGCAGAAGGATACCTTGGTGAGAAAGTTACAGAAGCAGTTATTACAGTTCCTGCATATTTCAATGATGCTCAGCGTCAGGCAACAAAAGATGCCGGTAAAATCGCAGGTCTTGATGTAAAACGTATCATCAACGAGCCAACAGCAGCAGCTCTTGCATATGGCCTTGACAATGAAAAAGAACAGAAGATCATGGTATACGATTTAGGTGGCGGTACATTCGATGTATCTGTAATCGAAATCGGTGACGGCGTTATCGAAGTACTTTCCACAGCAGGTAACAACCGTCTTGGTGGTGATGACTTCGACCAGAAAGTTACAGATTACATGCTTGCAGAGTTTAAGAAAGCAGAAGGCGTAGACTTAAGCAATGATAAGATGGCACTTCAGAGATTAAAAGAAGCTGCAGAGAAAGCAAAGAAAGAGCTTTCTTCCGCAACAACTACAAACATCAATCTGCCATTCATCACAGCTACAGCAGAAGGCCCGAAACACTTCGATATGAACCTTACAAGAGCTAAATTCGATGAATTAACACATGACTTAGTAGAAATGACAGCAGAACCGGTACGTCGTGCACTTTCAGATGCAGGTATCACAGCATCTGAACTTGGCCAGGTACTTCTGGTTGGTGGATCTTCCCGTATCCCGGCTGTTCAGGATAAAGTAAGACAGTTAACAGGCAAAGAGCCAAGCAAGAACCTGAACCCGGATGAGTGTGTAGCACTTGGTGCTTCTATCCAGGGTGGTAAACTTGCAGGTGATGCAGGTGCAGGTGATATCCTTCTTCTGGATGTTACTCCACTGTCACTGTCCATCGAGACAATGGGTGGTATTGCAACAAGACTGATTGAGAGAAATACTACAATTCCTACAAGAAAGAGCCAGATTTTCTCAACAGCAGCAGACAACCAGACAGCAGTAGATATCAACGTTGTACAGGGTGAGCGTCAGTTTGCAAAAGACAACAAATCCCTTGGTCAGTTCCGTCTGGACGGAATCCCGCCAGCACGTCGTGGCGTTCCGCAGATTGAAGTTACATTTGATATCGATGCAAACGGTATCGTAAATGTATCTGCTAAGGATCTTGGAACAGGTAAAGAACAGCACATCACAATCACAGCTGGTTCTAACATGTCTGATTCCGATATCGACAAGGCAGTAAAAGAAGCTGCTGAGTTTGAAGCACAGGATAAGAAACGTAAAGAAGCAATCGATACAAGAAACAATGCTGATTCCATGGTATTCCAGGTTGAGAATGCACTGAAAGAAGCCGGAGACAAGATCGATGCTAATGATAAAGCTGCTGTAGAAGCAGACCTGAACGCACTGAAAGATTTACTGTCTCAGACTGCAAATGCAGAAGAGATGACAGATTCTCAGGTAGCAGATATCAAAGCTGCTCAGGAGAAGATGATGGAAAGTGCTCAGAAGCTTTTCGCTAAAATGTATGAGCAGACACAGCAGGCAGGCGGCCAGGCAGGACCGGACATGAATATGGGCGGCGGTGCAGCAGGCAGCACAGATGCAGGAAACAACGATGATGTTGTAGATGCTGATTACAAAGAAGTATAA
- a CDS encoding cysteine desulfurase family protein, whose translation MEAYFDNSATTRCFEEVKDIVVKTMMEDFGNPSAMHQKGVDAEGYVKESARTLAQILKVTEKEILFTSGGTESNNLALIGGALANKRSGNHIITTAVEHAAVSQPVAFLQEQGFEVTILPVDGHGVVKLDALEKALRPDTILVSTMMVNNETGAVMPVEKIGAIIQEKCPKALYHVDAIQAFGKYRIYPKKWNIHLLSVSSHKIHGPKGVGFLYINSKAKVQPLILGGGQQNGMRSGTDNVPGIAGLGVAAKMMYQNFDEKVEHLYQLKERMAEGLSKIDDVVINGMPVREGAPHILSVSFLGIRSEVLLHTLEDRNIYVSAGSACSSHKRKPSATLSAMGMSNAQIENTVRISFSEENTFEEVDYCLEVLNEVLPMLKRYARR comes from the coding sequence ATGGAAGCATATTTTGATAATTCAGCCACGACTCGCTGCTTTGAAGAAGTAAAGGACATCGTGGTAAAAACAATGATGGAAGATTTCGGAAATCCATCTGCCATGCACCAGAAAGGTGTAGACGCAGAAGGGTATGTCAAAGAATCTGCCAGAACGTTGGCACAGATACTGAAAGTAACAGAAAAAGAAATCCTGTTCACTTCCGGTGGAACAGAGTCAAACAACCTGGCTCTGATCGGTGGTGCGCTTGCCAACAAACGAAGCGGTAATCACATTATCACAACTGCAGTAGAGCATGCTGCAGTCAGCCAGCCGGTAGCTTTTCTGCAGGAACAGGGATTTGAAGTGACCATTCTTCCTGTAGACGGGCATGGAGTAGTAAAACTTGACGCATTGGAGAAAGCATTAAGGCCGGATACTATTCTCGTATCTACAATGATGGTAAATAATGAGACCGGTGCGGTTATGCCTGTAGAGAAAATCGGTGCAATAATCCAGGAGAAGTGTCCGAAGGCGCTGTATCATGTAGATGCGATCCAGGCATTCGGCAAATATCGTATTTATCCGAAGAAATGGAATATCCATCTTCTGTCTGTCAGCTCACATAAGATCCATGGACCAAAAGGAGTTGGATTCCTGTACATCAACAGCAAGGCAAAAGTGCAGCCTCTGATTCTCGGCGGCGGCCAGCAGAATGGCATGCGTTCCGGAACAGACAATGTACCGGGAATCGCAGGACTTGGTGTTGCAGCGAAGATGATGTACCAGAACTTTGACGAGAAAGTAGAGCATCTTTACCAGCTCAAAGAACGCATGGCAGAAGGACTTTCTAAGATTGACGATGTAGTAATCAACGGAATGCCTGTCAGAGAAGGCGCACCGCATATCTTAAGCGTCAGCTTTCTGGGAATCAGAAGCGAGGTATTGCTTCATACCTTAGAGGACAGAAACATTTACGTATCAGCAGGAAGCGCATGCTCCAGCCATAAGAGAAAACCAAGCGCAACACTTTCAGCAATGGGAATGAGCAATGCACAGATCGAGAACACTGTACGTATCAGCTTCTCAGAGGAGAATACATTCGAAGAAGTTGACTACTGCCTGGAAGTTCTGAATGAAGTACTGCCGATGCTGAAACGCTATGCACGCAGATAA
- the dnaJ gene encoding molecular chaperone DnaJ → MADKRDYYEVLGVDKSADDATLKKAYRKLAKKYHPDVNPGDKEAEAKFKEATEAYTILSDPEKRKQYDQFGHAAFENGGGGAGGGFGGFDFNGADMGDIFGDIFGDLFGGGSRSRRANNGPMKGANLRARVNITFEEAVFGCEKELEIVLKDECTTCHGTGAKPGTSPVTCPKCHGEGQVVYTQQSMFGMVRNVQTCPDCHGSGKIIKDKCTSCRGTGYTSSRKKIQVSVPAGIDNGQSIRIREKGEPGTNGGPRGDLLVEVNVARHPIFQRQDMNIFSTAPLTYAQAALGGTVRINTVDGEVEYEVKPGTQTDTRIRLKGKGVPSLRNKNVRGDHYVTFVVQVPTNLNEEAKEALRKFDEACGNRPKSKDSDDFEKPEKKKKSFMDKLKETFED, encoded by the coding sequence ATGGCTGATAAGAGAGATTATTATGAAGTCTTAGGCGTGGACAAAAGCGCCGATGACGCAACACTTAAAAAAGCATATCGTAAGCTGGCCAAGAAGTATCACCCGGATGTAAATCCAGGAGATAAAGAGGCTGAGGCGAAATTTAAAGAGGCAACAGAGGCTTACACCATCTTAAGCGATCCGGAGAAGAGAAAACAGTATGACCAGTTTGGCCATGCGGCTTTTGAAAACGGTGGAGGAGGTGCCGGCGGCGGCTTCGGAGGTTTTGATTTTAACGGTGCTGATATGGGTGATATCTTCGGCGATATTTTCGGCGATTTATTTGGCGGCGGCAGCAGAAGTAGACGTGCTAATAATGGTCCGATGAAGGGAGCTAATCTCCGCGCACGCGTAAATATTACTTTTGAAGAAGCTGTCTTTGGCTGTGAGAAGGAACTGGAGATCGTACTGAAAGACGAGTGCACCACCTGTCATGGAACAGGTGCGAAGCCGGGTACTTCACCGGTAACCTGTCCGAAATGTCATGGAGAAGGTCAGGTTGTTTATACACAGCAGTCCATGTTTGGAATGGTGCGTAATGTACAGACTTGTCCGGATTGTCATGGATCAGGTAAGATCATCAAGGATAAATGTACTTCCTGCCGCGGAACCGGATATACATCTTCAAGAAAGAAGATTCAGGTATCTGTACCTGCAGGTATTGACAATGGTCAGAGCATCCGCATCCGTGAGAAGGGTGAACCGGGTACAAACGGAGGTCCGAGAGGCGATCTGCTTGTAGAAGTAAATGTTGCACGTCATCCGATCTTCCAGAGACAGGATATGAATATCTTCTCTACTGCGCCTCTTACATACGCGCAGGCAGCACTGGGCGGTACTGTACGTATCAACACAGTGGATGGAGAGGTTGAATATGAAGTGAAACCCGGAACTCAGACAGACACAAGGATCCGTCTGAAAGGAAAAGGTGTACCGTCTCTGAGAAACAAGAATGTACGTGGCGATCATTATGTGACTTTTGTTGTGCAGGTTCCTACAAACCTCAACGAAGAAGCAAAAGAAGCACTGCGCAAATTCGATGAGGCGTGTGGTAACCGTCCGAAATCAAAAGATTCTGATGATTTTGAAAAACCGGAAAAGAAGAAAAAGAGTTTCATGGATAAATTAAAAGAGACTTTTGAGGATTAA
- the grpE gene encoding nucleotide exchange factor GrpE, with the protein MSEETKNTAQEEETTDTPVTEETVENEPEVVENGEAETEEIPVEDGDEEASQDDKKDSKSKTSFFGKKKKEKDKFEQQIEELTDRLKRNMAEFDNFRKRTEKEKSSMYIIGAKDIVEKMLPVVDNFERGLAQAPEGDSFADGMKMIYKQLITTLDELGVKPIEAVGKEFDPNFHNAVMHVEDEEAGENIVVEEFQKGYTYKDFVVRHSMVKVAN; encoded by the coding sequence GTGTCAGAAGAAACAAAGAACACAGCTCAGGAAGAAGAGACAACAGATACTCCGGTAACAGAAGAAACTGTTGAGAATGAACCTGAAGTTGTAGAGAACGGCGAAGCAGAAACAGAGGAAATCCCGGTAGAGGACGGAGACGAGGAAGCTTCCCAGGATGACAAGAAAGACAGCAAATCAAAAACTTCTTTCTTCGGCAAGAAGAAAAAAGAAAAAGATAAATTTGAACAGCAGATTGAAGAACTTACAGACAGGCTGAAACGAAACATGGCTGAATTCGATAACTTCCGTAAGAGAACGGAGAAAGAGAAATCCAGCATGTATATCATCGGAGCCAAGGACATAGTTGAGAAAATGCTTCCGGTTGTGGATAACTTCGAGAGAGGTCTTGCACAGGCACCTGAAGGAGATTCTTTTGCAGATGGCATGAAGATGATCTATAAACAGCTGATCACCACATTAGATGAGCTGGGCGTGAAACCGATTGAAGCAGTGGGTAAGGAATTTGATCCGAACTTCCACAACGCAGTAATGCATGTGGAGGATGAAGAAGCTGGTGAGAATATTGTGGTAGAAGAATTCCAGAAGGGTTACACCTACAAGGATTTCGTAGTCCGCCACAGTATGGTAAAAGTAGCCAACTAA
- a CDS encoding 16S rRNA (uracil(1498)-N(3))-methyltransferase: MQRFFVEPYQIEKEAHRIHINGTDVNHIKNVLRMKCGEDVWISDGGDKEYRCQIEELGEDEVLLHILYAQEPEYELPNKIYLFQGLPKADKMELIIQKAVELGAFSIIPVETKRCVVKLDVKKAAKKVVRWQQIAESAAKQSKRMLIPEIHEVMTYKQALEFAKQLDVKLIPYELAKGMKETREILSEIKPGQSVGIFIGPEGGFEEEEVAKALEAGAHAITLGRRILRTETAGLAILSVLMFQLENE; the protein is encoded by the coding sequence ATGCAGCGTTTTTTTGTGGAGCCTTATCAGATTGAGAAAGAGGCACACCGTATCCACATCAATGGGACGGATGTAAATCATATTAAAAACGTTCTCCGCATGAAATGTGGGGAGGATGTGTGGATCAGTGACGGAGGAGATAAAGAATACCGCTGCCAGATTGAAGAACTGGGAGAGGATGAGGTTCTGCTGCATATCCTCTATGCACAGGAGCCGGAATATGAGCTGCCAAATAAAATTTATCTTTTCCAGGGACTGCCGAAAGCAGACAAGATGGAACTGATCATCCAGAAAGCAGTAGAGTTGGGAGCTTTTTCTATAATCCCGGTAGAGACAAAGCGATGTGTGGTGAAACTGGATGTTAAGAAGGCAGCAAAGAAGGTGGTTCGCTGGCAGCAGATCGCAGAGAGTGCAGCAAAGCAGTCCAAGCGAATGCTGATCCCGGAAATCCATGAAGTAATGACCTACAAACAGGCACTGGAATTTGCGAAACAGTTAGATGTAAAACTGATCCCGTACGAACTTGCCAAAGGAATGAAAGAAACCAGAGAAATCCTCAGCGAGATTAAGCCTGGACAGTCTGTCGGTATCTTTATCGGACCGGAGGGTGGATTCGAGGAAGAAGAGGTAGCAAAGGCACTGGAAGCAGGTGCCCATGCGATTACACTTGGAAGACGAATCCTCAGAACTGAGACAGCAGGACTTGCGATTCTTTCAGTTCTGATGTTCCAGTTGGAAAATGAATAA
- the uvrB gene encoding excinuclease ABC subunit UvrB → MDHFKLHSEYKPTGDQPQAIEKLVEGFKQGNQFETLLGVTGSGKTFTMANVIAQLNKPTLILAHNKTLAAQLYGEMKEFFPENAVEYFVSYYDYYQPEAYVPSSDTYIAKDSSINDEIDKLRLSATAAMSERKDVVVISSVSCIYGLGSPQEFFDMMISLRPGMTKDRDEVIRELIDIQYTRNEMDFHRSTFRVRGDTLEIFPANSSDTAVRVEFFGDEIDRISEIDVLTGEIKCQRSHISIFPASHYVVPAEQIQRAAVAIEEELKERVEYFKSEDKLLEAQRISERTNFDIEMMKETGFCSGIENYSRHLSGLKPGQPPYTLLDYFGDDFLLIIDESHITVPQVGGMYAGDQSRKQTLVDYGFRLPSAKDNRPLSFEEFESKLDQVMFVSATPGQYEYDHELLRAEQIIRPTGLLDPKVEVRPIEGQIDDLIGEVNKEVSKKHKILITTLTKRMAEDLTEYMKEVGIRVRYLHSDIDTLERARIIRDMRLDVFDVLVGINLLREGLDIPEITLVAILDADKEGFLRSETSLIQTIGRAARNSEGHVIMYADNMTDSMHKAITETNRRRTIQEAYNKEHGITPTTIKKAVRDLIAVSKAVAETEVRLQKDPESMTRKELTKLIAQVEKQMRAAAADLNFEQAAELRDKMIDLKKNLDILDK, encoded by the coding sequence ATGGATCATTTTAAATTGCACTCCGAATACAAACCAACCGGTGACCAGCCTCAGGCAATCGAGAAACTGGTCGAAGGTTTTAAACAAGGCAACCAGTTCGAGACTTTACTGGGGGTCACAGGCTCCGGTAAGACCTTCACTATGGCGAACGTCATCGCCCAGCTTAATAAACCAACCCTCATCCTCGCCCACAACAAAACTCTCGCGGCGCAGCTTTACGGTGAGATGAAAGAATTCTTCCCTGAGAACGCAGTGGAATATTTTGTCTCCTATTATGACTACTATCAGCCGGAGGCTTATGTCCCGTCTTCAGACACCTATATTGCCAAAGACTCCTCCATCAATGACGAGATTGACAAACTCCGTCTCTCTGCCACAGCCGCAATGTCAGAGCGGAAAGACGTAGTGGTCATTTCCTCCGTTTCCTGTATCTACGGACTGGGTTCCCCTCAGGAATTCTTTGACATGATGATTTCCCTGCGTCCGGGAATGACCAAAGACAGGGATGAGGTAATCCGGGAGCTGATTGACATTCAGTACACCAGAAATGAGATGGACTTCCACCGAAGCACCTTCCGTGTCCGTGGAGATACCCTGGAAATTTTTCCTGCCAACAGCTCCGATACAGCCGTGAGAGTAGAATTTTTCGGAGATGAGATCGACCGTATTTCAGAAATTGATGTACTGACAGGAGAAATCAAATGCCAGCGTTCTCATATCAGCATCTTCCCTGCATCCCACTATGTAGTGCCAGCAGAACAGATTCAGAGAGCAGCTGTAGCAATAGAAGAAGAATTAAAAGAACGTGTAGAGTATTTCAAAAGCGAAGACAAGCTTCTGGAAGCCCAGCGAATCTCAGAACGCACCAATTTCGACATTGAAATGATGAAAGAAACCGGATTCTGTTCAGGAATCGAAAATTATTCCAGACATCTGTCAGGATTAAAGCCCGGACAGCCGCCATACACACTGCTGGACTATTTTGGAGATGACTTCTTACTTATTATAGACGAATCTCATATCACAGTACCTCAGGTAGGAGGAATGTACGCCGGTGACCAGAGCCGGAAGCAGACATTGGTGGACTATGGTTTCCGTCTTCCTTCGGCAAAGGACAACCGTCCTTTAAGCTTCGAAGAATTCGAATCCAAACTGGATCAGGTCATGTTTGTATCTGCCACTCCGGGACAATATGAGTATGATCATGAACTCCTCCGTGCAGAACAGATCATCCGTCCAACCGGACTTCTGGATCCGAAAGTAGAAGTCCGCCCCATTGAAGGCCAGATCGATGATCTGATCGGAGAAGTAAACAAAGAAGTGTCAAAGAAACACAAAATCCTGATTACCACTCTCACCAAACGAATGGCAGAAGACCTGACAGAATATATGAAAGAAGTAGGAATCAGAGTCCGTTACCTCCATTCCGATATCGATACCTTAGAGCGTGCCCGCATTATTCGTGATATGCGTCTGGATGTTTTTGATGTTCTGGTAGGAATCAACCTTCTTCGAGAAGGCCTGGACATCCCGGAGATCACCCTGGTAGCAATCCTGGATGCAGACAAAGAAGGCTTCCTCCGTTCCGAAACCTCTCTCATCCAGACCATCGGACGAGCTGCCCGAAACAGTGAAGGCCATGTAATCATGTACGCAGACAACATGACCGATTCCATGCACAAAGCCATCACCGAAACCAACCGCCGCCGAACCATCCAGGAAGCCTATAACAAAGAACACGGAATCACTCCGACTACTATCAAAAAAGCAGTCCGCGACCTCATTGCCGTATCCAAAGCAGTAGCCGAAACCGAAGTCCGACTCCAGAAAGACCCAGAGTCCATGACCCGCAAAGAACTCACCAAACTCATCGCCCAGGTAGAAAAACAAATGCGCGCCGCAGCCGCAGACCTCAACTTTGAACAGGCCGCCGAACTCCGCGATAAAATGATCGACCTGAAAAAGAATCTGGATATTTTAGATAAATAG
- the hrcA gene encoding heat-inducible transcriptional repressor HrcA gives MDQELDDRKKKILKAIIKTYMETGEPVGSRTISKFADLNVSSATIRNEMSDLTDMGYIVQPHTSAGRIPSDKGYRLYVDELMKEKESEVQEIKDLMIEKTDKLDKMLKQVAKVLASNTNYATMISVPQYSGSKIKFIQLSRVTPLQLVAVVVSDNNVIRNQIINLDEEMDDQTILKLNLLLNTNLNGVPIQDINLGMIARLKEQAGVHGSVVGTVLDAVADTIQVDEDDMQIYTSGATNIFKYPELADTSKASELISAFEEKQDLVDLVKERMSDTENTGIQVYIGDEMPVQTMKDCSVVTATYELGKGMHGTIGIIGPKRMDYANVVDSLKALKVQLDELIKKES, from the coding sequence ATGGATCAGGAATTAGATGATCGTAAAAAGAAAATACTAAAAGCCATCATCAAAACCTACATGGAAACAGGCGAACCGGTGGGTTCCCGGACCATTTCCAAGTTTGCAGATTTAAATGTAAGCTCTGCCACCATCCGGAATGAGATGTCAGACCTGACAGATATGGGATATATCGTACAGCCCCACACCTCAGCCGGAAGAATTCCTTCTGATAAAGGTTATCGCCTCTACGTAGACGAGCTGATGAAAGAAAAGGAATCAGAGGTTCAGGAAATCAAGGATCTCATGATAGAGAAAACTGACAAACTGGATAAAATGTTGAAGCAGGTAGCAAAGGTACTGGCCTCCAATACCAACTATGCAACAATGATCTCTGTTCCACAGTACAGCGGAAGCAAGATTAAATTCATCCAGCTTTCCCGTGTGACACCCCTTCAGCTTGTGGCAGTAGTAGTGAGTGATAACAATGTCATCCGAAACCAGATCATCAATCTGGATGAGGAGATGGACGATCAGACAATCCTGAAATTAAATCTTCTTCTTAACACCAACTTAAATGGGGTGCCCATTCAGGATATCAATCTGGGAATGATTGCCCGCCTGAAAGAACAGGCAGGTGTACATGGCTCTGTGGTTGGCACAGTCCTTGATGCAGTGGCAGACACCATCCAGGTAGACGAAGACGATATGCAGATATATACTTCAGGAGCAACCAACATTTTCAAGTATCCGGAGCTTGCAGACACAAGCAAAGCGAGCGAGCTGATTTCAGCATTTGAAGAGAAGCAGGATCTGGTAGACCTGGTGAAAGAGAGAATGTCTGATACAGAGAACACAGGAATTCAGGTGTACATTGGTGATGAGATGCCGGTGCAGACCATGAAAGACTGCAGTGTAGTCACAGCCACTTACGAACTTGGAAAAGGAATGCATGGTACCATCGGTATCATCGGTCCCAAGCGTATGGATTATGCAAACGTAGTTGACAGCCTGAAGGCTTTGAAAGTCCAGCTGGACGAACTGATTAAGAAAGAGAGTTAG
- the prmA gene encoding 50S ribosomal protein L11 methyltransferase yields MKWNRFTVKTKTEAEDIVISTLAEVGIEGVEIQDKQPLTEEDKAQMFVDIMPEGPADDGVAYLNFYLEEDADKEAILKDVREALDDLKNFMDIGEATIEESQTEDKDWINNWKQYFHQFYVDDILIVPSWEEVKAEDKDKMILHIDPGTAFGTGMHETTQLVIRQLKKYVTPDTEMLDVGTGSGILGIVALKLGAKHVLGTDLDPCAVPAVAENKEANQIVDETFDMVIGNIIDDKAIQDQAGYEKYDIVTANILADVLIPLTPVIVNQMKKGAYYITSGILDVKEEVVVEAVKAAGLTVVEVTHQGEWVSVTARKD; encoded by the coding sequence ATGAAGTGGAACCGTTTTACAGTAAAAACGAAAACAGAAGCAGAAGATATCGTTATCAGCACACTTGCAGAAGTCGGCATTGAAGGCGTGGAAATTCAGGACAAACAGCCTCTGACTGAGGAAGACAAGGCTCAGATGTTTGTAGATATTATGCCGGAAGGACCTGCAGATGACGGCGTTGCCTATCTGAATTTTTATCTGGAAGAAGATGCAGACAAAGAAGCAATCCTGAAAGATGTTCGTGAAGCATTAGATGACCTGAAGAATTTTATGGACATCGGAGAAGCTACCATTGAAGAATCTCAGACAGAGGACAAGGACTGGATCAACAACTGGAAACAGTATTTCCACCAGTTCTATGTAGATGATATCCTTATCGTACCGTCATGGGAAGAAGTAAAAGCAGAGGATAAAGACAAGATGATCCTCCACATTGATCCGGGTACAGCCTTCGGTACAGGTATGCATGAGACTACTCAGCTTGTGATTCGCCAGTTAAAGAAATATGTAACACCGGATACAGAGATGCTTGACGTAGGAACCGGAAGCGGTATCCTTGGTATCGTTGCCCTGAAACTTGGTGCGAAACATGTACTGGGAACAGACCTTGATCCATGTGCAGTTCCTGCAGTTGCAGAGAATAAAGAAGCAAACCAGATCGTGGATGAAACTTTTGATATGGTGATCGGAAACATCATTGACGATAAAGCGATTCAGGATCAGGCAGGATATGAAAAATATGATATCGTAACAGCAAATATCCTTGCAGATGTTCTGATCCCTCTGACACCGGTAATTGTAAACCAGATGAAAAAAGGCGCTTACTACATTACTTCCGGTATTCTTGATGTGAAAGAAGAAGTTGTAGTGGAGGCAGTAAAAGCAGCAGGCCTGACGGTCGTAGAAGTGACACATCAGGGCGAGTGGGTTTCCGTAACAGCAAGAAAGGACTGA
- a CDS encoding phosphatase PAP2 family protein, with the protein MERYLTKTEKIAAFREKYLPVWVILPLISIFVLNCLIYWGSGVLTADRYHFDFTMSLDRAVPLIPQFIWIYILAFPFWAVNYILAAQRGKDGFYRFVATDLTVHITCFIIFLVLPTTNVRPELAGTTWSQQMLKFVYLMDGGNSPSNLFPSIHCYVSWLSWRGVSKSENIPKWYQHFSLIFAILIIISTQVLKQHYLVDAIAGVALVELAWRFYSKGNRHEIFRHFFEKISEACSRWVNKN; encoded by the coding sequence ATGGAGAGATATTTGACAAAAACAGAGAAGATCGCAGCTTTTAGGGAGAAGTATCTCCCTGTATGGGTAATTTTGCCGCTGATAAGCATTTTTGTATTAAACTGTCTTATTTACTGGGGAAGCGGAGTACTGACAGCAGACAGATATCATTTTGATTTTACCATGTCACTGGACAGGGCAGTGCCGTTAATACCACAGTTTATCTGGATTTATATTCTGGCATTTCCTTTTTGGGCAGTGAATTATATTCTGGCTGCACAGAGAGGAAAAGATGGATTTTATCGGTTTGTGGCAACTGATCTGACTGTTCATATTACATGTTTTATTATTTTTCTGGTTTTGCCAACTACCAATGTCAGACCTGAGCTTGCAGGAACTACATGGTCCCAGCAGATGCTTAAGTTTGTTTATCTCATGGATGGTGGAAACAGTCCGTCTAACTTATTTCCGTCAATCCATTGTTATGTAAGCTGGCTGAGCTGGCGCGGAGTCAGTAAATCAGAGAATATTCCAAAATGGTATCAGCATTTTTCACTGATATTTGCAATACTGATCATTATTTCTACCCAGGTGCTTAAACAGCATTATCTGGTGGATGCCATTGCCGGAGTTGCACTGGTAGAACTGGCGTGGAGATTTTACAGCAAAGGAAACCGCCACGAGATATTCAGACATTTTTTTGAAAAAATAAGTGAAGCATGCAGTCGGTGGGTAAATAAGAATTGA